A genomic window from Sebastes fasciatus isolate fSebFas1 chromosome 7, fSebFas1.pri, whole genome shotgun sequence includes:
- the map6b gene encoding microtubule-associated protein 6 homolog isoform X1 — protein sequence MAWPCITRACCINRFWSELDKADIAVPLVFTKYTDVASDLQHQHLHPQPRQKRTGGAVAIETQHPGEQDQEPGKAPPGAGAAAAKDGSAESVMRQDFKAWRVRPEPSCKPRDEYQRSAAPFNNETQYQKDYKPWPIPKKHDHPWIPKASPTTTTTGGGGGGVCKVEHAEAESGVEKSEIEEKTQEKELKEPVKKVSVKREKSAERQTVEKTEVQMPPDVVTAEEKKGRAAADALNRQIKQVMSTSSSYRTEFKAYKDVKPVKPIKAPSQYKPPVEETSLETSYSATYKGEQVKAHPTDNKLTDRRRIRSLYNEPGKDAAKVDKPVSRTKPKKTPTTTTGKMVKKSKEKQIASSQSAKKKPSLGTPEPKSDGVVTKKSKEISNRLAEAKQ from the exons ATGGCATGGCCGTGCATCACGCGTGCTTGCTGCATCAACCGCTTCTGGAGCGAGCTGGACAAAGCGGACATCGCGGTGCCTTTGGTTTTCACCAAGTACACGGATGTGGCCTCGGACTTGCAGCATCAGCATCTTCACCCGCAGCCCAGACAGAAGAGAACCGGAGGAGCCGTCGCCATAGAAACGCAGCATCCCGGAGAGCAGGACCAGGAGCCCGGTAAGGCACCGCCCGGTGCCGGTGCCGCAGCGGCCAAAGATGGCTCTGCTGAGTCCGTCATGCGTCAAGACTTCAAGGCGTGGAGAGTGCGACCCGAGCCCAGCTGCAAGCCCAGGGACGAGTACCAGCGCTCTGCGGCGCCGTTCAACAACGAGACGCAGTACCAGAAGGATTACAAGCCGTGGCCTATACCGAAGAAACACGACCACCCGTGGATCCCCAAAGCTagccccaccaccaccaccacaggaggaggaggaggaggtgtatgTAAAGTGGAGCATGCAGAGGCCGAGAGCGGCGTGGAGAAGAGCGAGATCGAGGAGAAGACACAGGAGAAAGAGTTAAAGGAGCCGGTGAAGAAGGTGAGCGTGAAGAGGGAGAAGTCAGCAGAGAGGCAAACTGTGGAGAAGACAGAGGTGCAGATGCCTCCAGATGTTGTGACtgcagaggagaagaaaggcaGAGCAGCTGCAGACGCTCTCAACAGACAGATCAAGCAGGTTATGTCGACTTCTAGCAGCTACAG GACTGAGTTCAAGGCGTATAAGGATGTGAAACCAGTGAAGCCCATTAAAGCTCCATCTCAGTATAAACCCCCAGTGGAGGAGACCAGTCTGGAAACCAGCTACAGTGCCACATACAAGGGGGAGCAGGTGAAGGCTCACCCCACTGACAACAAGCTGACGGATCGCAGGAGGATACGCAGCCTGTACAATGAGCCGGGCAAGGACGCTGCCAAG GTGGATAAACCAGTGTCTCGCACCAAACCAAAAAagacaccaacaacaacaacagggaaGATGGTGAAAAAATCAAAAGAGAAGCAGATTGCTAGTTCCCAGTCAGCCAAgaagaaaccatctttgggcaCCCCAGAACCCAAATCAGATGGAGTTGTCacaaagaagagcaaagagatCAGCAACAGACTGGCTGAAGCgaaacagtaa
- the map6b gene encoding microtubule-associated protein 6 homolog isoform X2, whose amino-acid sequence MAWPCITRACCINRFWSELDKADIAVPLVFTKYTDVASDLQHQHLHPQPRQKRTGGAVAIETQHPGEQDQEPGKAPPGAGAAAAKDGSAESVMRQDFKAWRVRPEPSCKPRDEYQRSAAPFNNETQYQKDYKPWPIPKKHDHPWIPKASPTTTTTGGGGGGVCKVEHAEAESGVEKSEIEEKTQEKELKEPVKKVSVKREKSAERQTVEKTEVQMPPDVVTAEEKKGRAAADALNRQIKQVMSTSSSYRTEFKAYKDVKPVKPIKAPSQYKPPVEETSLETSYSATYKGEQVKAHPTDNKLTDRRRIRSLYNEPGKDAAKDISETESSSVLNLL is encoded by the exons ATGGCATGGCCGTGCATCACGCGTGCTTGCTGCATCAACCGCTTCTGGAGCGAGCTGGACAAAGCGGACATCGCGGTGCCTTTGGTTTTCACCAAGTACACGGATGTGGCCTCGGACTTGCAGCATCAGCATCTTCACCCGCAGCCCAGACAGAAGAGAACCGGAGGAGCCGTCGCCATAGAAACGCAGCATCCCGGAGAGCAGGACCAGGAGCCCGGTAAGGCACCGCCCGGTGCCGGTGCCGCAGCGGCCAAAGATGGCTCTGCTGAGTCCGTCATGCGTCAAGACTTCAAGGCGTGGAGAGTGCGACCCGAGCCCAGCTGCAAGCCCAGGGACGAGTACCAGCGCTCTGCGGCGCCGTTCAACAACGAGACGCAGTACCAGAAGGATTACAAGCCGTGGCCTATACCGAAGAAACACGACCACCCGTGGATCCCCAAAGCTagccccaccaccaccaccacaggaggaggaggaggaggtgtatgTAAAGTGGAGCATGCAGAGGCCGAGAGCGGCGTGGAGAAGAGCGAGATCGAGGAGAAGACACAGGAGAAAGAGTTAAAGGAGCCGGTGAAGAAGGTGAGCGTGAAGAGGGAGAAGTCAGCAGAGAGGCAAACTGTGGAGAAGACAGAGGTGCAGATGCCTCCAGATGTTGTGACtgcagaggagaagaaaggcaGAGCAGCTGCAGACGCTCTCAACAGACAGATCAAGCAGGTTATGTCGACTTCTAGCAGCTACAG GACTGAGTTCAAGGCGTATAAGGATGTGAAACCAGTGAAGCCCATTAAAGCTCCATCTCAGTATAAACCCCCAGTGGAGGAGACCAGTCTGGAAACCAGCTACAGTGCCACATACAAGGGGGAGCAGGTGAAGGCTCACCCCACTGACAACAAGCTGACGGATCGCAGGAGGATACGCAGCCTGTACAATGAGCCGGGCAAGGACGCTGCCAAG GACATCTCAGAGACTGAGAGCAGCTCTGTTCTAAACCTGCTGTAG
- the thap12b gene encoding THAP domain containing 12b isoform X2, whose translation MVCKTSPYRTVLKDTAIPTIFDLTSHLKNPHTRHRKRIKELTEEDLKKIKERRLASSIEQLASKKDAAVEDSTSTNEDEPQLSTEEKEFREYLRSMFEVVVMLGKQSIPLVACKASQAEYMSSNVQALLDYRMNAGDEALKKRFQATAVNAEYLSATQQSQLLDVCENTVREEMLMEVRESRFFSLVTGDLVEFGNEKHLPLFLHFVNQHNVLREEFLDFMSFDGDESALVERLETQLTDRWGLSMEECRGQAHKATGTSTTKMKAVAVLLMEKYPLALHMPCSHTALNIHMANSLPFPNVQVVMETLRKISAFFRTPFTQDELEKAISTHYHKNEEKAATLKQACGSGWTEQHNVFDVLLDMLPPLLLCMDSMWDNVDGKFADAVAAEAYSVTETLSDFEIIVTVVILKNVLTFTRAFGRNLQGETLDVFFAANSLTAVLHSLNEVNDNIDVYHEFWYEEAMSVAIVMEVPVKVPRLFLRKQRAADVGEIQTEAYYKEYVTVPVIHGIMQEVEDMFSETNLKALKCLSLVPAVMGQMKFNTTEENYADVYRNDLPSPDTLTAELHCWRIKWKHRGKEVRLPTTIHETLQLPDVKFFPNVNSFLKVLSALPVLKLEDNKSETASERLQAYLDSVPAKQWNKSLAMLNINTHVKHDLDVMVDKYCRLYPEDDPEAEAEAEEVAEAEAEVEEVAKEMAEEVAEEVAEEDAAMK comes from the exons ATGGTGTGCAAAACA AGCCCTTACAGGACTGTATTGAAGGATACAGCCATTCCAACCATATTTGATCTGACAAGCCATCTAAAAAATCCTCATACCAGACATCGCAAGCGGATTAAAGAACTT ACTGAAGAAGATTTAAAGAAGATTAAAGAAAGGAGAT tGGCGTCTTCTATTGAACAGCTCGCATCCAAAAAAGATGCAGCAGTTGAGGATAGCACAAGCACCAATGAGGATGAACCTCAGCTGTCCACAGAGGAGAAGGAGTTTCGTGAATACCTTCGATCCATGTTTGAGGTTGTGGTCATGTTAGGCAAACAAAGCATCCCATTAGTGGCCTGCAAAGCATCTCAGGCTGAATACATGTCCAGCAACGTCCAGGCCCTTCTCGATTACCGCATGAATGCTGGAGACGAAGCTTTGAAGAAGCGGTTCCAGGCGACAGCTGTGAACGCGGAATACCTCTCTGCAACCCAGCAGAGCCAGCTGTTGGACGTCTGTGAGAACACAGTGAGAGAGGAGATGCTAATGGAGGTGAGAGAAAGCCGCTTCTTCTCCCTGGTGACCGGCGACCTTGTTGAATTTGGCAACGAAAAGCACCTGCctctatttttacactttgtgaATCAGCATAATGTACTTCGAGAGGAGTTTTTGGACTTTATGTCTTTTGATGGTGACGAGTCTGCGCTGGTGGAGAGGCTGGAGACCCAGCTGACTGACCGATGGGGGCTCAGCATGGAGGAATGCCGTGGTCAGGCCCACAAGGCCACCGGGACTTCCACCACCAAGATGAAAGCTGTGGCAGTGTTACTGATGGAGAAGTATCCCCTGGCACTGCACATGCCTTGCTCTCATACGGCACTGAACATCCACATGGCCAACAGTCTGCCTTTTCCCAACGTCCAGGTCGTCATGGAGACTCTGAGGAAGATCAGTGCTTTCTTTAGAACCCCGTTCACTCAGGACGAGCTTGAGAAAGCCATCTCTACTCACTACCACAAAAATGAAGAGAAAGCAGCTACACTAAAACAAGCCTGTGGCTCAGGATGGACAGAGCAGCACAATGTCTTTGACGTGCTGCTAGATATGTTGCCGCCCCTGCTGCTGTGCATGGACAGCATGTGGGACAATGTCGATGGAAAGTTTGCAGACGCTGTCGCAGCGGAAGCATATTCAGTCACAGAAACTCTGTCTGACTTTGAGATCATCGTCACCGTCGTCATCTTAAAGAATGTTCTCACATTCACCAGAGCCTTCGGGAGGAATCTCCAAGGGGAAACACTCGATGTGTTTTTTGCTGCCAACAGTCTAACTGCTGTCCTGCATTCACTAAATGAGGTCAACGACAACATCGACGTCTACCATGAGTTCTGGTACGAGGAGGCTATGAGCGTGGCCATTGTAATGGAGGTTCCTGTGAAGGTGCCGAGGCTGTTTCTTAGGAAACAGCGTGCAGCTGACGTGGGCGAAATCCAAACAGAGGCGTATTATAAGGAGTACGTGACCGTCCCCGTAATCCACGGCATCATGCAGGAGGTGGAGGACATGTTCTCCGAGACCAACCTCAAAGCTCTCAAGTGCCTGTCGCTGGTCCCAGCCGTCATGGGCCAAATGAAGTTCAACACCACTGAGGAGAACTACGCAGACGTTTATCGCAACGACCTCCCCAGCCCAGACACACTTACCGCAGAGCTCCACTGCTGGAGGATCAAGTGGAAGCACAGGGGCAAAGAGGTGCGCCTGCCCACCACCATCCACGAAACCCTTCAGCTGCCAGATGTCAAGTTCTTCCCCAACGTGAACTCCTTCCTGAAGGTGCTCTCCGCATTGCCAGTGCTGAAACTGGAGGACAACAAAAGCGAGACAGCGAGCGAACGGCTGCAGGCTTATCTCGACAGCGTGCCCGCCAAGCAGTGGAACAAAAGTCTTGCGATGCTTAACATTAACACTCACGTCAAACACGACTTGGACGTCATGGTAGACAAATATTGCAGACTCTATCCAGAGGATGATCCTGAAGCTGAGGCCGAGGCCGAGGAAGTGGCTGAGGCCGAGGCTGAGGTTGAGGAAGTGGCTAAGGAAATGGCTGAGGAAGTGGCTGAGGAAGTGGCTGAGGAAGACGCTGCGATGAAATGA
- the thap12b gene encoding THAP domain containing 12b isoform X1, whose protein sequence is MPNFCAAPNCTRKSTQSDLAFFRFPRDPERCRIWVENCRRADLEAKTSDQLNKHYRLCAKHFDPAMVCKTSPYRTVLKDTAIPTIFDLTSHLKNPHTRHRKRIKELTEEDLKKIKERRLASSIEQLASKKDAAVEDSTSTNEDEPQLSTEEKEFREYLRSMFEVVVMLGKQSIPLVACKASQAEYMSSNVQALLDYRMNAGDEALKKRFQATAVNAEYLSATQQSQLLDVCENTVREEMLMEVRESRFFSLVTGDLVEFGNEKHLPLFLHFVNQHNVLREEFLDFMSFDGDESALVERLETQLTDRWGLSMEECRGQAHKATGTSTTKMKAVAVLLMEKYPLALHMPCSHTALNIHMANSLPFPNVQVVMETLRKISAFFRTPFTQDELEKAISTHYHKNEEKAATLKQACGSGWTEQHNVFDVLLDMLPPLLLCMDSMWDNVDGKFADAVAAEAYSVTETLSDFEIIVTVVILKNVLTFTRAFGRNLQGETLDVFFAANSLTAVLHSLNEVNDNIDVYHEFWYEEAMSVAIVMEVPVKVPRLFLRKQRAADVGEIQTEAYYKEYVTVPVIHGIMQEVEDMFSETNLKALKCLSLVPAVMGQMKFNTTEENYADVYRNDLPSPDTLTAELHCWRIKWKHRGKEVRLPTTIHETLQLPDVKFFPNVNSFLKVLSALPVLKLEDNKSETASERLQAYLDSVPAKQWNKSLAMLNINTHVKHDLDVMVDKYCRLYPEDDPEAEAEAEEVAEAEAEVEEVAKEMAEEVAEEVAEEDAAMK, encoded by the exons ATGCCGAATTTTTGCGCGGCCCCGAACTGCACCAGGAAGAGCACCCAGTCTGACCTGGCTTTCTTCAGGTTTCCACGGGACCCGGAGAG ATGCCGAATCTGGGTAGAGAACTGCCGCAGAGCAGATCTAGAGGCGAAAACATCGGACCAGTTGAACAAGCACTACAGATTATGTGCCAAACACTTCGACCCAGCGATGGTGTGCAAAACA AGCCCTTACAGGACTGTATTGAAGGATACAGCCATTCCAACCATATTTGATCTGACAAGCCATCTAAAAAATCCTCATACCAGACATCGCAAGCGGATTAAAGAACTT ACTGAAGAAGATTTAAAGAAGATTAAAGAAAGGAGAT tGGCGTCTTCTATTGAACAGCTCGCATCCAAAAAAGATGCAGCAGTTGAGGATAGCACAAGCACCAATGAGGATGAACCTCAGCTGTCCACAGAGGAGAAGGAGTTTCGTGAATACCTTCGATCCATGTTTGAGGTTGTGGTCATGTTAGGCAAACAAAGCATCCCATTAGTGGCCTGCAAAGCATCTCAGGCTGAATACATGTCCAGCAACGTCCAGGCCCTTCTCGATTACCGCATGAATGCTGGAGACGAAGCTTTGAAGAAGCGGTTCCAGGCGACAGCTGTGAACGCGGAATACCTCTCTGCAACCCAGCAGAGCCAGCTGTTGGACGTCTGTGAGAACACAGTGAGAGAGGAGATGCTAATGGAGGTGAGAGAAAGCCGCTTCTTCTCCCTGGTGACCGGCGACCTTGTTGAATTTGGCAACGAAAAGCACCTGCctctatttttacactttgtgaATCAGCATAATGTACTTCGAGAGGAGTTTTTGGACTTTATGTCTTTTGATGGTGACGAGTCTGCGCTGGTGGAGAGGCTGGAGACCCAGCTGACTGACCGATGGGGGCTCAGCATGGAGGAATGCCGTGGTCAGGCCCACAAGGCCACCGGGACTTCCACCACCAAGATGAAAGCTGTGGCAGTGTTACTGATGGAGAAGTATCCCCTGGCACTGCACATGCCTTGCTCTCATACGGCACTGAACATCCACATGGCCAACAGTCTGCCTTTTCCCAACGTCCAGGTCGTCATGGAGACTCTGAGGAAGATCAGTGCTTTCTTTAGAACCCCGTTCACTCAGGACGAGCTTGAGAAAGCCATCTCTACTCACTACCACAAAAATGAAGAGAAAGCAGCTACACTAAAACAAGCCTGTGGCTCAGGATGGACAGAGCAGCACAATGTCTTTGACGTGCTGCTAGATATGTTGCCGCCCCTGCTGCTGTGCATGGACAGCATGTGGGACAATGTCGATGGAAAGTTTGCAGACGCTGTCGCAGCGGAAGCATATTCAGTCACAGAAACTCTGTCTGACTTTGAGATCATCGTCACCGTCGTCATCTTAAAGAATGTTCTCACATTCACCAGAGCCTTCGGGAGGAATCTCCAAGGGGAAACACTCGATGTGTTTTTTGCTGCCAACAGTCTAACTGCTGTCCTGCATTCACTAAATGAGGTCAACGACAACATCGACGTCTACCATGAGTTCTGGTACGAGGAGGCTATGAGCGTGGCCATTGTAATGGAGGTTCCTGTGAAGGTGCCGAGGCTGTTTCTTAGGAAACAGCGTGCAGCTGACGTGGGCGAAATCCAAACAGAGGCGTATTATAAGGAGTACGTGACCGTCCCCGTAATCCACGGCATCATGCAGGAGGTGGAGGACATGTTCTCCGAGACCAACCTCAAAGCTCTCAAGTGCCTGTCGCTGGTCCCAGCCGTCATGGGCCAAATGAAGTTCAACACCACTGAGGAGAACTACGCAGACGTTTATCGCAACGACCTCCCCAGCCCAGACACACTTACCGCAGAGCTCCACTGCTGGAGGATCAAGTGGAAGCACAGGGGCAAAGAGGTGCGCCTGCCCACCACCATCCACGAAACCCTTCAGCTGCCAGATGTCAAGTTCTTCCCCAACGTGAACTCCTTCCTGAAGGTGCTCTCCGCATTGCCAGTGCTGAAACTGGAGGACAACAAAAGCGAGACAGCGAGCGAACGGCTGCAGGCTTATCTCGACAGCGTGCCCGCCAAGCAGTGGAACAAAAGTCTTGCGATGCTTAACATTAACACTCACGTCAAACACGACTTGGACGTCATGGTAGACAAATATTGCAGACTCTATCCAGAGGATGATCCTGAAGCTGAGGCCGAGGCCGAGGAAGTGGCTGAGGCCGAGGCTGAGGTTGAGGAAGTGGCTAAGGAAATGGCTGAGGAAGTGGCTGAGGAAGTGGCTGAGGAAGACGCTGCGATGAAATGA